GAAAGAGCATGGGAATTATTATTTGTTCCATCTATTCTTAAGATAAGGTTTCCATCTTTTCCTATTGTTATCTTGTCTACACCTGTTACTTTTAAATTATCCATTACTCCATTAGCATCAATAGTCTTCTCATATAGAGTAACATTTGTATTTATATTCATATTTTTAAAATTAGATATATTATGCATAATATTTATTTTATCACTATTTAAAGTTCTTGCTGTTGTTGAATTAAAATTAAGAGTACTGTTAGTTCCAATTCCACCATCAAGCTTTCCATTAATTACTGCTCCATTTTCTATTTCAAGTTCATCATCTCCAGCTCCCATAGCTACATCTCCATTGAGTACTGTTCCACTTCCTACTATAAGTTTATCATCTCCAGCTCCCATATCTATATTTCCATTAACTATAGTATTTTGAGTTGCAGATTTTTCCTCTCCATTATTATCTTTATATTTAATTTCTCCTGACTGAAGTATTAAAGTATCTCCATTATTACTTCCTGATATAGCTATACCTTTAGTATTAGGATCACTCTCATCTATCCCACCATTTACTGTTGTTCCTGATAAAGTCAGTTGGTTATTACCTCCTGTATCTCCAAATACAACTGCTGTTCCATAAGCATTGATTATTGAACCTGTGACATTGTTATTTTCTCCAGTAACCTTATATGTGTTTTTCAAAGCATTTAATATATGGTTTTCTTTATCTCCAGAAAATGAATTACTTTTATCATCATTTTTTCCTGTTACATTTTCTATTGTTACCTTTCTTTCTCCCGTGATATTTTTTTCATTATCATAGAATGATATATCCTGATCTCCTGTAGCTCCTGCAGTTATATCACCTTGATTTTTACCTTCATTTTTTATTATAAGTCCATAGTTGTTACTAATATTTATTCCATCATTTACATCTTGGTCAGTTCCATTTACAAGTATTCCATAGTTATTTACTTCCTTTATAGTTCCAACATTACTCATTAGAGTATCATTTTTTATAGCACTATCTTTCCCATAAATAACTCCTGTATTTGTTATATTTCCTATTTCAACTGAATTATATATTCCATAACCTGATTTATCACCAGTTCTATTAGAAAATATTTTTCCACTATTATCTAATCTTGTTATCGTTCCTTCATTATAATTATATACTCCAGAAGCAATCCCCGTAGTATTTGTACCAGATATTATTCCATTATTATTCAATTTGCTTATTATTCCTTCATTATATACTCCGAAACCATCATCCATATTATCAGCAACACTAAGTATTGTTCCACTATTATTCAGCTCTATTATTTTAGCCTTATTTATATTAGTTATTCCATGAACCTTGGTGCTACTTCCTTTAATAAAGACTGTTCCTCTATTATTTAACTCTGTTATTATTCCACCATTATTATATATTCCAAAAGTATCTGTCTGAGAATCAGTAGCATATATTGTTCCATTATTTATTAAATTTACTTTTGAGTTAATATCATTGTATATTCCATAAGCATTGGCACTAGCACCATGAGCAGATATTACTCCATTATTTATTACCTCTATAGGAGTTGCTAATCCATAAAGTTTTATTTTTATTCCATAAGCTGTACCTGATTGACTTATACTAGAAATCTCTGTATTATTAGTATAAGTTTGACCATCAAAAGTATTTTCTGAAAATCCATGAGTTTTACTATCATATTTTTTACCATTAAATTCTATTTCACTATCATTTACAGTTATAGTTAATGCTGTTTCATCTGTTCCCATTACTGCTGTACACGACAATAGAAATCCAATTACTGCTCCTGTTGTTATATTTCTGCTCCTCTTTTTGTTGCTATTCTTTACTACCTTCATAACTTTTTCAATCATAAATTTCCTCCACAGTGATATTTTAATATTTTTTCATTTAATCTTTCCTCTTCAATTTTCTATTTCAAAAACCAAATTTAATTTTGATATTTTTGGTATAAATTGAGGACGCAAGTGAATTATGTTCTCTTTTATCTATAAAAGCGAACTTTTAGACACTCTAACCTCCCAATTTTTAACACCCCATTTTTTGGACCCTGTTTTCCCCCTAATTTTTTCATCTTGACTTTTTTAAATTTAAAGAGTATAATAATAGCATCAATTTCAAAAAAGTGTTCGTCTTTATAGATAAAAGAGAACTTTTTGCATTCTTTTAGATTCAAAGCTTATTTTCCTCTCTTAAAGCCCTATTAGGAATTTTTCTAATCTTGTAATTCTTTTTCAATCCTATTTATTTTTTCTAATCTTTTTTATTTTTTGTTTACCTCTAAAAAAGTAAGATATCCAAAAAATTTATTATTTTTTTACATAAAAAAAGACCAAAGGAAATTTAATTCTTTTGGTCTTTTCATTATTTTTTATTCAATTTTATTCCATTATACTTTTTGATGCTCTAAACTTTACTGTTCTTCTAGGATAAATTTTCATCAATTCTCTAGTTGATGGATTCGATATTATTCTTGGTTCTTTTTTTAGTACTTCAAAAGTTCCTTTTTTCATAAATTTTACCTTTCCACTTATCACCAAAGCTTCCTGCATAGTTTTTAGAAATATATCTATTTCCTCCACTGCTTTTTTTATTGATATTTCACTTTTACTTGCTTTGATATATAATTTAGCCAATTCCATCTTATTCATCTACATCAGCTCCATTTATCACATTTCTCAATCCTTTCCCTGCTTTGAATCTTATCTTTTCTTTTGCATCGATTATTATTATTTTATCCATCTTGGGTATCATTACTCTTCTTGCTTTTACTTCTTTTTTCTCAAATGTTCCCCAATTCTTTAATACTACTTTTTCATCTTCATCTAAAGCTTTTAGTATTGTATCCCAAAATAATTCCACTTTTTCTTTTGCTTCCTTAACATTCTTTAAATGATTTCTATTTCTATAATATTTTATAAATTCTTTTTCTGTCATTATTTCCCCCTTATTGTTGTTAGAATTTGTATCCTATTCCTGCTCCTACTATCCATTCACCTTTGTTTCTGTTTTTTCCACTTCCTTTGTATGAATCTCTTTCCACATTATAGCTCCCTTTTACATCAAATAGTATTCCACTTTCAAGTTCAAGTGCGTACTTAGCATTTAATCCTATACTATGTTCATTTTTATGAGCTACTAAAATATCAAAATCGCTTGCATTTTCTCCTTTAAATCTTCCTGTAATATGTTTTTCATCTGCACCAGTAAGAAGTCTTGTGTAACTTACCCCTGCTGACAGTGTGCTTTTTCCTTTTTCATGTGGTATTACTTTCTTAAGGTCTACTCCCACTTTTGCTGCTATATAGTCAAATGATTTTGAATCTGTTTCTATAGCTAATACTTTACTTCCTTCATCTGCTCCCTTCTGCTTGATATATGTATATGATAATGTTCCATATGGTTCTAAGAATATGTTATCTCCCATTGGATTAGAATATCTTCCATTCAAATAGATATCATATGCCATATCTGAATATTTATCATTGTAGCTATGTCCTCCTATTGTTGCTCTATTAGCATCATATTCTGAATATTGAATTCCTCCTCCTGCTTTCAGTGTAAGGTTTCCTCTGTAGTTTTCTGCAAAAGCACCTATATATCCACTGTTTCCTTTTACTTTAGACATTGACAGTTTAGCTTCGCTTTTGTTTCCACCTATTACAGTACCTAAAGTTGTATTTTCAGAGTATCCATACTTTGCTAATATATATGCTCCTTTAAGTTTCATATCTGTATCTACATCTGTTGTTCCTGTATCAAAGCCATGATAATTCTTTCCATAATATGTATCTTTTGTTCCTCCATCTCTATGAGTCAATCCACCCATTACCAGCCACTTATTTAAGTTTGGTCTAAACTGATTTTCTGTTGCTATATCTCTGAACATTCCTGCTGATCTTCTTGAAAGTTCACTTGAAAATGAGTATGGACTTGCTGTATATATTTTATTTAAATATGATAGAAGTATAGCCATCTGTTTTTTATCTGTTACTGATGTATAGTCTTCTCCTGCTACAGTTAAAGTTAAAATATCTTTTAACCCATTAAAATTTTCTTCTTTACTTGAATATATCCCCTTATATATTTCATTTAATTTTATGTATTTTGGTTCATCTCTTGATAGATTTTTGTTTATTTCAAAAATATCAATTTCCCATTCAATTTTTATATCTCCTTTTTCTCCTTTTCCACCATTTTCTTCTGACTCTTTTAAAATTACAGCTTTATCCAATATGGAATTAGTTTTAACAAAAAGATTTTCATTTAAAGTTATTCCCTCCATAGCAATTATGGCATCTTTTCTCAATCCATTTGTTACAAGATTAAATACTCCTACATTGTATTTTCCATTCTCTTCCTCTTTAATTTCTGTTTTACCATCTGGCAATTGGCTAATATCTCCATTGATTATAAGGTCTATATTTCCAAATAGAGCATGTCCTTCATATTTTCCATTATCACTTAATTTCCGGCTATCTATTCTTAAATTGAGAACTCCACCTGCTTTTATATTTATTTCATTAACTCCTGATACTTTTAAATCTGTTTCTTTTCCATCTGCTCCAATAGTTTTTTCAAATAAAGTGACATTAGTGTCTTCTCCTACATTTATATTTTCAAAATTAGATATATTATGCATGATTCTTATTTCTTGACTGTCTGCTGGATTTGACTTAGTAACTGAACTTATTCCAAAATTAAGAGTATCTTTAGAATCGCTATCTCCACCATCAAGAGTTCCATTAATTATTGTTCCATCTCCAATTGTAAGAGTATCAGCTCCAGCTCCCATATTTATATTTCCGTTGATTATGGTATTTTGAATTCCTTTGCTGCCATCTGTATATTCAACAGTTCCTGACTGTAGTATTAGAGTATCTCCATTACCACTTCCTGATATAGCTATACCATTAGTACTATCTTCTATTCCCCCATTTACTACTGTTCCTGATAAAGTTAGTTGGTTATTATCTCCTACATCTCCAAATACAACTGCTGTTCCATAGGCATTGATTATTGAACCTGCTACTTCATCATTTAAACCAGTAACTTTATATGTATTTGTTAGAGCATTTAATATAGAATCATTTTCATTTCCAGTGAATGACTCATCTCCAGTAGTATCAATCTGATTTTTTATTGTCATATTTCTTGTTCCACTAACCTTTCCATCAGTATTATATGTTACTGGTATATTTACATCTTTTTCTTCTTTACTTCCAACAACTATCTCTTTTCCATTTTTTATTATAAGTCCATAGTTATCACTAATAGTTAGTCCATCAACTTCTGAACTCCCTTTTGTTGCAAGTATTCCATAGTTATTTACTGTACCTATAGCTCCACCTGTTTCATTCTTTATAGCATTAGTTTTCCCATAAATAACTCCTGTATTAGTTAAATCTTTTATTTCTTCTTTATTATATATTCCATAAACACTATCACTATTACTACTGCCATTACCAGATATCAGCCCAGCATTAATTATAGTTTTTATCATATTTATATTAAATATTCCATAACTATTTGTGCTATTGGTATTACTAGATATTATTCCAGTATTAATCAATTTACCTATTCCATTATTTCCGTTACTATTTACTATTCCACTGCCAGTTATTCCACTACCAAATATTAAACCATTATTATTTAAACTTGTTATTTCTTTATTTTCATTATATATTCCAGATCCAGAACTAGTATTGCCTCCACCAGATATTATCCCTATATTAGTTATAGTCTTAGTTATAGCTCCTTCGCTTTCATTATATATTCCATAACTATTATTAAGTCTATTACCTTTACTAGAATTAGCATTACCAAATATTAGTCCACTATTATCTAAATTTGTTATTGTCCCACTATTCATTATCCCAGAGTTAGAACTATTCCTAGAACTACTACTAGAACTACTACCAGATATTATTCCACTATTAGTTAAATTTGTTATTGTTCCACTATTCACTATTCCACTACTATAGTATTGCATACTCTCTTCTGCAGTATTAATACCTAATATCAGTCCACTATTAACTAACTTTGTTATTTCTCCACCTCCATTTTGTATTCCATAGCTGTAATTTATACTCATATTACTATTATTATTCCCAGATATTAGTCCACTATTAGTTAAATTTGTTATTGTTCCACCTTTATTTTGTATTCCACAACCATAATTATAAGTAAAATTCTGAGAACTAATACTAATATTACCAAATATTAACCCACTATTAGTTAAATTTGTTATTGTCCCATTTTCATTATATATTCCATAACCATAGCTCCGAGCCCCCATATTAGATACAACATTATAAATGTTGCCTAATATTATTCCATTATTGCTTAATTTAGCTATTTTCTCACTTTTCTCATTATGTATTCCATAACCACTATAACCACTCTGTCCACCATCATATTCTTTACTGCCAGATATTATTATCCCATTATTTATAAATTCAAAACTTTTTGAATTCAATTCCAGTTTTAATCCATAAACATCATTTCCAGATAATGTTATGTTATTTGTATAAACATCTTTGCTCCAAGTATTTCCAGCATCTTCATATGGATTTTTTTGTGAATCAGGTTCACTATTATCAGTACTAAATTTAATTCCATTATTATCTTTTATCCATAAGTAATTACCCTCTGTTACTCCCATTACTGCTGTACATGACAATAGAAATACAATTACTGTACCTATTGTTATATTTCTTCCTCTTCTTTTGTTGCTGCTTTTTACTGCCTTCATAATTTTTTCAATCATAAATTTCCTCCACAGTGACATTTTAATATTTTTGGTCCAATTTTCTCCTTTGATTTTCTGCTCTAAAATCTAAATTTAAATTTGATTTTTTCGGTATAAATTAAGAGAGCAACTAAATACTGTTCTCTTTTATCTATAAAAGCGAACTTTTTGCATTCCTTTAGATTCAAAGCTTATTTTTCCTCATCTAGCGCTTCATCAGATACTCTTTTATCCCTGTCATTTTTTCTTAACTCTTTCTTCTTTTTTTAGTTATTATTTTTATTTATCTACAGTTAAAATACTTAAAATTTATTTTTTTACATAAAAAAAAGACCAAAGGAAATTTAATTCTTTTGGTCTTTTCATTTTATTCAATTTTATTTCATTATATTTTTTGATACTATAAATTTTCAATATCTTTTTAGAACTTATACCCCAGTCCTGCTCCTACTATCCATTCACCTTTGTTTCTGTTTTTTCCACTTTCATTATGTGAATCTCTTTCAAATGAATAGCTTCCTTTTACATCAAACAGAATTCCACTTTCAAGTTCAAGTGCGTACTTAGCATTTAATCCTATACTGTGTTTATTTTTATGAGCTACCAAAATATCAAAGTCGCTTCCACCTTTAAATCTTCCTGTGATGTTTTCTTCATCTGCCCCAGTAAGAAGTCTTGTATAGCTCACTCCTGCTGACAGTGTACTCTTTCCTTTTTCATTTGGTATTACTTTCTTAATGTCTACTCCCACTTTAGCTGCTGTATAGTCAAATGATTTTGAATCTGTTTCTATTGCAAGAACCTTGCTTCCTTCATCTGCGCTATCCTGCTTGATATATGTATATGACAGTGTTCCATATGGCTCTAAGAATAAATTATTTCCAATATTATGAGAATATCTTCCATTTAGGTAGATATCATATGTCATATCTGAATATTTCTCACTGTAACTGTGTCCTCCTAATGTTGCTCTATTAGCATCATATTCAGAATATTGAATTCCTGCTCCAGCTTTCAGTGTAAGGTTTCCTCTGTAGTTTTCTGCAAAAGTTCCTACATATCCACTGTTTCCTTTTACTTTTGACATTGGAAGTTTAGCTTCACTTTTATTTCCTCCTACTGTTACTCCTAATGATACATTTTCTGAATATCCATATTTACCCAGGGCGTAAGCTCCAGTAAGCTTCATATCCACATCTACATCAGCTGTACCTGTATCAAAGCCATGATAATTTTTTCCATAATATGTATCTTTAGTTCCTCCATCTCTATGAGTTAGTCCACCCATTATCAACCATTTATTCATATCTGGTCTAAATTGATTTTCTGTCACTATATCTCTAAACATTCCAGCTGATTTTCTTGAAAGCTCACTTGAAAATGAGTATGGAGTTCTTGTATAGATATTATTTAAGTAAGATAAAAGTGTAGCTAGCTGTTCTTTATCTGTTACTGATGTATAATCTCCTCCTGCTGCATTTAAAGTTAAAATATCTTTTAATGCATTAAAATTTTCCCTTGCACTTGAATGTACTCCTTTATATATTTCATTTAATTTTATATATTTTTGCTCATCTCTTGGTATTTCTTTGTTTATTACAAAAATATCTTCATTGTCTTCAATCTTTATATCTCCTACTTGCTCATTTCCACTTGGACTTTTTATAATCGTAGCTCTATCCAATATGGAATTAGTTTTAACAAAAAGATTTTCTTTTAAAGTTATTCCGTCCATAGCAATTATGGCATTTATTCCTAGCCCATTTGTTATAAGGTTAAATACTCCTACCTTGTATTTTTCACCTTCTGTTTCTTTAATTTCTGTTTTCCCATCTGGCAACTGACTAATATCTCCATTGATTATAAGACTAGTATTTTTATTAAATAAGGCATGTCCTTCATATCTTCCACCATTCAATTTCTGGCTGTCTATTCTTAAATTAAGAACTCCACCTGCTTTTATATCTATCTCTTTCACTCCTGAAACTTCTAGAGCTGTTTCTTTTCCATCTGCACCAATAGTTTTTTCAAACAAAGTGACATTTGTATTTTCTCCTACATTTATATTTTCAAAATTAGTTATATTGTGCATAATATTTATTCCTTGACTTTCACCTGGAATTGACTTAGCACCTGAACTTACTCCAAAATTAAGAGTATCTTCAGAATCGCTATCTCCACCATCAAGAATTCCATTAATTATTGTGCCATCTCCAATTGTAAGGGTATCAGCTCCAGCTCCCATATTTATATTTCCATTGACTACAGTATTTTGAATACCTTGATTACTAACTATAAACTGAAGTATTAAAGTATCTCCATTGTCACTTCCTAATATAGCTGCCACTTTAGTACCAGGATTAGAATCACTCTCATCTATTCCACCATTTACTATTGTTCCTGATAAAGTCAGCTCTTTATCTCCTGTATCTCCAAATACAACTGCTGTTCCATAAGCATTAATTACTGAATTATTAAGTTCATTATTTCCTTCTGAAACTTCCAAAGTATTTGTTATACCGTTTAATATATATCCTTTACTTGAAGAAATAGTTTCTGTTTGCTCTTCACCATTTGAATCACTATATGTTAAAGTTCCATTTTCTAATTTTAAACTTTCAGTTCCTGTTATATTATCTTTACCATTTCCCGATGCTGCAGCATTGATTATTCTAGTTCCTGCATCTTTATCAAAAGTTTGTCCAAATTTTCCATACTCTTTTTCTTCTGCTTTATATCCTCCTCCATCTACTGCTGTAAATATTAAACCTTTATTTAATATTTCATTTTCTTTTGGAGTTCCATCGACAATATCTAATCCATCAATTACCTTATTATTATTACCATCTCCATTTACAAGTATTCCATAATTACTTGATGGAGCTATAGTTCCATTACTTTTCTTTATAGCATTAGTTTTCCCATAAATAACTCCTACATTTGCTATATTTACCTTTCCTTTATCCTCACTATCATTATCTATTCCATAACCCAAATCATTACCAGAACCACTTATTATTCCTTTATTTGCTATATTTCCCATTGTCCCCATATTATATATTCCATAACCCAAACCATTATTATAACCAGTACCACTTATTATTCCTGCATTTGTTATATCTTCTATTGTAGCTTTATTATATATTCCAAAACCATAATTCCAACCAGTATTAGAAATACTATTATTAGAAATACTATAACCAAAAACATTTATTATTCCTGTATTTGTTATATCTTCAATTGTACCTGAACTATTATATATTCCATAACCATTACCAATACTAGAATTAGAACTAGTCCCATTGCCAGAAACACTCATTATCCCTGTATTTGTTATATCTCCAATTGTACCTGATTTATTATATATTCCATAACTATAACCAGAGCTATAACCACCAGAGCTATAACCAGAACTATAAACACTTATTATTCCCTTATTTGTTATATTTCCCATTTTTTTCTCATTACTATCATTATATATTCCATAACCTTTACCATAATCACTAGCACCAAAACCACTTATTACTCCTGTATTTGTTATATCTCCAATTTTTTCTGAATTATATATTCCATAACCGGCATCAGTACCAGTACCACTTATTGTTCCTTTATTTTCTATATTTCCCATTGTACCTGAATTATATATTCCATAACCAGCATCAGTACCAGTACCACTTATTGTTCCTTTATTTTCTATATTTCCCATTGTACCTGAATTATATATTCCATAACCATAACCTTTATCATCACTTTTACCAGTACCATTTATCAGTCCTACATTTTCTATATTTCCCATTGTACCTGTATTATATATTCCAAAACCATAACTAGAAATGTTACCACTCATTGTTCCTATTATTGAACCATTATTTACAAAATTCACTCCAGTCAAGTTACCACTTAATCTAAGTCCATAACTTATATTATCGCCATTAGTATTTACCCCATTTTTTTCACTTGATAACAATGTCATATTGTTTGTATAAGTTTTTTTAACTGTATCCCAATTATTATCGCTATATGGATTTGCTGTATTCCAATTTCCATTAGTACCATTTTCATCATTAGTATTTATTGTATTAAATTGTATTGTATTATCCTTTTCTCTTATCCAAAGATAATCACCTGCCCCCATTACTACTGTACACAACAACAAAAATCCAATCACTACCCCTATCGTTATGTTTCTTCCTCTTCTTTTGTTGCTGCTCTTTACTGCCTTTATAATCTTTTCAATCATATTTTTCCTCCCCCAAGTTTGTTTTTATATATTTTTTATTTAAATTTTTCTTAAAATTTTTTCAATTTTCTCCTCCAAAATTCTAATTAAAATTGAAAATTTAAATGTAGAAATTTAGCCAATAACTGAGAAAAGTTCCCTTTTATACATAAAAGCGAACTTTGGGAGGGTCTAACCTCCCAATTTTTAATACCTCATTTTTTGGACCCCGTTCACCTCCCAAAACTTTTATGTTGACTTTTACAAATTTAAAGAGTACAATGATAGGAAAAATATAGGGAAGGTGTTCGCCTTTATGTATAAACAAGAACTTTTTAGCAAAAAGCTCGTTTTTTCAACCTTTTAATACTCTATTTTTTCCCCCTCTTAATGCTTCATCAGATACTCCTCTATCCTTGTCATTCTTTCTTCAATCCTGCTTATTCCCTCAGTCAGTGTTTTTATATTTTCTATTCTAAATTTTATTGCTATTGTTTTTATAAGTTTTCCCCTATCTTTTATTTTTGGGTAAAAAAAAGACTGTAGCTTCTGCCACAACCTCTTTTCTTTAAGCTTCCAGTGTATTATTTTTTACATAAAACTGTATGTCTTCTTTTTATGTTAAAATTATCTTTAATTACAAAAATTATCTATCATAACCAAAAATCACCCACAAGGTAAATTTACCTCATGGGTGATGACTTTTTACTAAAATATTTTTTTGTATAGATTTAATCATAAAAAAACAAAAACAACATTTAAAACAATAAAAAGAATAATAATATTCTTTTTATCTAATTCCCTCTTCTTTTTAGAATACCTTATAGAAAAAGATAAGTAAATAAAAACTCCATTAAATAATGGAGCTTTTTATTAAAACTGATATGATTTATAAAATATGGTAAAAATGATAAGGTTTACAATTTTAAATTATAAGTTCCTTTTCAAACCCTTCTATTTCTGTTGTAGTCATAAGTCCTGTAACCAAAGAAAAATATTCAGGCAAAGAAGTTTCTGTTGCCCATTTTAATTCATAATTTAATAGTTTGCTTGATATTCCTCCCACATCAAATCCCATTGATTCAAGAGAATATCTCATCATATCTGGGTGCTGACACTGAATATTATTTTTTCTGGAGCAGTCATCACAAAGTTTACACCCACCAGCAGAAAAGCTTTTGCTTCCAGTGTATATTTTTTCTATTCTCAAAAGTTCTTTCATTATTTTATCTTTCATGTATTTAAGAGTTTCTGTAGTATAGTTATTTATCTTATCTTTTGTATTTATTTCTTTTAAAGTTTCCTCATCAAAAATAATTTTAATCCCTGCAAGATACATATATTTGTACTCTTCCAGATACTCTTCTACAGAAAAAGCATATGGTGGACATGACCATGTACTTCCATAATTCCTACATTCTTTACAAAATTTTTCAAACTTATCTCTATCGCAGTAATTCTCTTTCAGCTCTTCCATAGGTATCTTTTTCAGCTTTACCTCTGTTCTATACATTAGTTCCTCCAGATTAGAATATTCTATATCCAAAAATCAAAGATAACTGCTTTAATCTATCTGAGCCTCTTCTATCTCCATCTATTTTTGTTTCTGAGTAAAGCAACTCTGCCTGAAACGGCATAAAATCTATTCCAAATCCACCAGCTATATAGCCTTTTCCATCTGGACTCGAATTTCTTACACTTTCATTTGTCATAAGAACTCTCCCTGCTTTTAAAACAATATATGGTTCAAAAAATACTGGAAGAAGATTCCATCTTGCTACAAGATATACTGGAACTGTTCCTATATCTGTTCCTCCTGTTTTCCCATTGTATGCAATCCCTGCTCCTAAATCAGCAAGAAGAAAGTCCTGAGTCGCTTCAAAACTAAAAGTTGGTGCATAATTTTCAAAAGATCCACTTTCATGATTATATGAATTAGTTTCAGTTATTGCTCCTACTCTTAAATATCCATCTACAGCAAAAGCTGATACTGAAATGGCAAAAAATATCATCAATAGTAGTTTTTTCATAAAATCCTCCTTAAATTCTTTTACTTTTTATTTTTTATGTGATATATTAAATTATACATCAAAG
Above is a window of Fusobacterium varium DNA encoding:
- a CDS encoding Predicted metal-binding protein is translated as MYRTEVKLKKIPMEELKENYCDRDKFEKFCKECRNYGSTWSCPPYAFSVEEYLEEYKYMYLAGIKIIFDEETLKEINTKDKINNYTTETLKYMKDKIMKELLRIEKIYTGSKSFSAGGCKLCDDCSRKNNIQCQHPDMMRYSLESMGFDVGGISSKLLNYELKWATETSLPEYFSLVTGLMTTTEIEGFEKELII
- the ihfA_3 gene encoding Integration host factor subunit alpha, with the protein product MNKMELAKLYIKASKSEISIKKAVEEIDIFLKTMQEALVISGKVKFMKKGTFEVLKKEPRIISNPSTRELMKIYPRRTVKFRASKSIME
- the ihfA_4 gene encoding Integration host factor subunit alpha, whose product is MTEKEFIKYYRNRNHLKNVKEAKEKVELFWDTILKALDEDEKVVLKNWGTFEKKEVKARRVMIPKMDKIIIIDAKEKIRFKAGKGLRNVINGADVDE